One Solibacillus sp. R5-41 DNA segment encodes these proteins:
- a CDS encoding sigma-70 family RNA polymerase sigma factor has product MAGQIMNNWADELIKEYTDGCKELKRMKDSLENSNINDAKQINSMIESMSFSVEWLKTGIQPRTYRSINKKSIYHRQFFESLDVIPDIIDQLECINEKRFYLTSEEKKVLADIFVSLSIRERQCFVMYVAEGKSMGNIAEEMQLSKRTVQQYIERARKKVLEKVS; this is encoded by the coding sequence ATGGCAGGGCAAATCATGAATAATTGGGCAGATGAATTAATAAAAGAATATACAGATGGTTGTAAAGAATTGAAACGTATGAAGGATAGTTTAGAAAACAGTAACATTAATGATGCAAAACAAATTAACAGCATGATTGAAAGTATGTCTTTTTCAGTTGAGTGGTTGAAGACTGGCATTCAACCAAGAACTTATCGGAGTATTAATAAAAAATCCATCTATCACCGTCAATTTTTTGAAAGTTTAGATGTTATACCAGACATTATAGATCAACTTGAATGCATTAATGAAAAGCGTTTTTATCTAACTAGTGAAGAGAAAAAAGTACTTGCAGATATCTTTGTGTCACTTTCAATACGTGAACGGCAGTGTTTCGTTATGTATGTAGCAGAAGGTAAGAGTATGGGGAATATTGCGGAAGAAATGCAACTAAGTAAGAGAACGGTGCAACAGTATATTGAAAGAGCAAGGAAAAAAGTTCTAGAAAAAGTATCTTGA
- a CDS encoding DUF3231 family protein has product MGILSGNSKDEPLHYGEVFGIWTNLAANYGMIAGYQTFYNHAGDKDLKKIIEEFVQGAKEEVKPLEEILKTNGIALPPAPPERADARLEDIPPGAKFNDPEISAALSLDAAASLVACSQAMGMSIREDIGLMYGQFHTAKALLGAKLLRLNKAKGWLVPPPLHVDHPEK; this is encoded by the coding sequence ATGGGTATTTTAAGCGGTAACTCAAAAGACGAACCATTACATTATGGTGAGGTATTCGGTATCTGGACAAATCTTGCTGCAAACTATGGCATGATTGCTGGGTATCAAACATTTTATAATCATGCTGGTGATAAAGACTTGAAAAAAATCATAGAAGAATTTGTTCAAGGTGCAAAAGAGGAAGTTAAACCTTTAGAAGAGATTCTAAAAACCAATGGCATTGCATTACCTCCTGCACCGCCTGAACGTGCAGATGCAAGACTAGAAGATATCCCTCCTGGTGCAAAGTTTAATGATCCTGAAATTAGTGCCGCATTATCATTAGACGCTGCTGCTAGTTTAGTTGCATGTAGTCAAGCAATGGGGATGTCTATTAGAGAAGACATCGGCTTAATGTATGGTCAATTCCATACAGCTAAAGCACTTCTTGGCGCCAAACTATTACGCCTTAATAAAGCTAAAGGTTGGTTAGTACCTCCACCATTACATGTAGATCATCCAGAAAAATAA
- a CDS encoding aspartyl-phosphate phosphatase Spo0E family protein: MPFTDKIKMKKIEKLRSHLINVGMEKGLTHPNTIKASQDLDKLLNEYGTK, translated from the coding sequence GTGCCTTTTACTGATAAAATAAAAATGAAAAAAATAGAAAAACTAAGATCCCATTTAATAAATGTTGGGATGGAAAAAGGTCTAACCCATCCAAATACTATTAAAGCAAGTCAAGATCTTGATAAGTTGTTAAATGAATACGGCACGAAATAA
- the terS gene encoding phage terminase small subunit has translation MARPRNPKRDEAFQMWLESKGQMLLKDIAEQLDLSDSQIRKWKNQDGWDGKLNGNVTKSNGNVTKRAKGAPVGNNNAKGHGAPKQNQNATTHGFFAKFLPEETLEIMEAMNERSPADLIWDQIQIQYAAIIRAQRIMHVESKEEMIKEIKKEKYGYSEVETTNDDGDTGTKYERTLDEVEYNFQFSWERQAQLLTAQSRAIGELRSSIRQFIEMVDAEDERRLKLEQMQLNIDKTKVEITNLDKGRDKSVRVVIVDDV, from the coding sequence ATGGCTAGACCGAGAAATCCAAAGCGTGATGAAGCGTTTCAAATGTGGCTTGAAAGCAAGGGGCAAATGCTCCTGAAAGATATTGCAGAACAACTAGATCTATCCGATTCCCAAATTCGTAAGTGGAAGAATCAAGATGGTTGGGATGGGAAGTTGAATGGTAACGTTACTAAATCCAATGGTAACGTTACTAAACGAGCGAAAGGTGCACCTGTTGGCAATAACAACGCTAAGGGTCATGGTGCACCTAAGCAAAATCAGAACGCTACTACACATGGTTTCTTTGCTAAATTCCTACCCGAAGAAACATTAGAAATCATGGAAGCGATGAATGAGCGTTCCCCAGCAGATTTAATTTGGGACCAAATCCAAATACAATACGCTGCTATTATTCGTGCTCAACGGATAATGCATGTTGAATCGAAAGAAGAAATGATTAAGGAAATCAAGAAAGAAAAGTATGGCTATTCAGAAGTTGAAACAACAAATGATGATGGCGATACCGGAACAAAATATGAACGAACATTGGATGAAGTAGAATACAACTTCCAGTTTTCTTGGGAACGACAGGCGCAACTACTCACAGCTCAATCACGAGCTATTGGGGAGTTGCGTTCTTCTATTCGTCAGTTTATTGAGATGGTTGATGCAGAGGATGAACGTCGCTTGAAGCTGGAGCAGATGCAGTTGAATATTGATAAGACGAAAGTAGAAATCACTAACCTTGATAAAGGTCGTGATAAATCAGTTCGAGTGGTGATTGTGGATGATGTGTAA
- a CDS encoding recombinase RecT, which produces MATSNELKKQAQGQVTAKPTTPEGSLNALLKKMGPEIQRALPKHMDADRIARIALTAVRTTPKLLECDQLSFVAALMQSAQLGVEPNTGLGQAYLIPYGGKVQFQLGYKGLIDLAVRSGQYKAIYAHEVYADDEFSFAYGLHKDLVHVPSANPSGDPIGYYAVYHLKNGGYDFVYWTRERIDIHSKAFSQAVQKGWTSPWKTNYDAMAKKTVLKEVLKYAPKSIEMQKVVEADETIKNEVAPDMSNVIDVTDYSILEDPQDVTDAQ; this is translated from the coding sequence ATGGCAACTTCAAACGAATTAAAAAAACAAGCACAAGGGCAAGTAACAGCTAAACCAACAACACCTGAAGGTTCTTTAAACGCTTTACTTAAAAAAATGGGTCCAGAAATCCAACGTGCTTTACCAAAACACATGGACGCTGACCGAATTGCTCGAATCGCATTAACAGCAGTTCGCACTACACCAAAATTATTGGAATGTGACCAACTTTCATTCGTAGCAGCATTAATGCAATCGGCTCAATTAGGTGTAGAGCCAAATACAGGTCTTGGACAAGCTTATTTAATCCCATACGGAGGCAAAGTTCAGTTCCAGTTAGGTTACAAAGGGTTAATCGATTTAGCGGTACGAAGTGGACAATATAAAGCAATTTACGCGCATGAAGTCTATGCAGATGATGAATTTAGCTTCGCGTACGGTTTGCACAAAGATTTAGTGCACGTTCCATCCGCTAATCCATCTGGCGATCCGATTGGTTATTACGCAGTGTATCACCTTAAAAATGGTGGTTACGACTTCGTTTACTGGACACGCGAACGTATTGATATTCACTCTAAAGCATTTTCACAAGCTGTACAAAAAGGCTGGACAAGCCCATGGAAAACGAATTATGACGCGATGGCCAAAAAGACTGTGCTAAAAGAGGTCTTAAAATACGCACCAAAATCCATTGAAATGCAGAAGGTCGTCGAGGCAGACGAAACGATTAAAAATGAAGTTGCTCCAGATATGAGTAATGTCATCGATGTTACAGATTATTCAATTTTAGAGGATCCACAGGACGTAACAGACGCACAATAA
- a CDS encoding RusA family crossover junction endodeoxyribonuclease, which produces MYLSFHRKSTTQSQSPLIASGELRPTTKPDLDNLVKGIKDGCTKIIWHDDAQIVEMVVRKFYDMQPRAEVKVKVLSI; this is translated from the coding sequence ATGTATTTATCGTTCCACCGAAAAAGTACCACACAAAGCCAAAGCCCGCTTATTGCTAGTGGTGAATTACGGCCGACGACTAAGCCGGATTTAGATAATTTAGTTAAGGGCATTAAAGATGGCTGTACAAAAATCATTTGGCATGATGACGCGCAGATCGTTGAGATGGTGGTCCGTAAATTTTATGATATGCAGCCTAGGGCAGAGGTAAAGGTTAAGGTACTAAGCATTTGA
- a CDS encoding DUF6877 family protein: MTKQQVDQAISELISEYVFPFEALVDVHTRLLGCTGVHYAAQQLRYLQNLVNAGMAKKRGETIES, encoded by the coding sequence ATGACCAAACAGCAAGTAGATCAAGCAATCAGTGAGTTAATTAGCGAGTATGTATTTCCGTTTGAAGCTTTGGTGGATGTACATACAAGATTGCTGGGCTGTACAGGTGTGCATTACGCAGCCCAGCAGTTGCGCTATCTTCAAAATTTAGTTAATGCCGGAATGGCGAAGAAAAGGGGCGAAACGATTGAAAGCTAA
- a CDS encoding YqaJ viral recombinase family protein: protein MVAIKTSTLNMSHEEWLELRKQGLGGSDAGTVLGFNKYKSPFQLYLEKIGEYEEVVDGDAVYFGNALEDFVAQEFAKRTGKKVRRMNQFLTHQEHHFMYANLDRVVVGEKAILECKTASEYLREAWEGDEIPATYLCQVHHYLAVTGYEKAYIAVLIGGNKFVWKEIERDEEFIQILIEREKDFWENHVLAQVEPPIDGSEAASQLLKKMYPQDDGTAIMLTKDDETVLDAIDAISYEIKQLETQKKEYENRLKLKLESATEGHSPRHKLTFKTVVSNRIDSKRLKEEVPDVYEKYTKPSSARRLTIKKLGA from the coding sequence ATGGTAGCGATTAAAACATCAACTTTAAATATGAGCCATGAAGAGTGGCTTGAATTACGTAAACAAGGCTTAGGAGGGTCGGACGCAGGAACGGTATTAGGCTTCAATAAATACAAATCACCATTCCAACTTTACTTAGAAAAAATCGGTGAGTATGAGGAAGTTGTAGACGGCGATGCAGTGTATTTTGGTAATGCACTTGAGGATTTCGTTGCACAAGAGTTTGCAAAGCGAACAGGTAAAAAAGTACGTCGTATGAATCAATTCTTAACACACCAAGAGCACCACTTTATGTATGCGAATCTTGACCGTGTGGTAGTTGGAGAAAAAGCCATTCTTGAATGTAAAACAGCTTCTGAATATTTAAGAGAAGCTTGGGAAGGTGATGAAATTCCAGCTACGTATCTTTGCCAAGTGCATCACTACTTAGCAGTAACAGGCTACGAAAAAGCGTACATTGCAGTGCTGATTGGTGGTAATAAGTTCGTTTGGAAAGAAATTGAGCGCGACGAAGAGTTCATACAGATTCTTATCGAACGCGAAAAAGACTTCTGGGAAAATCACGTACTCGCGCAAGTAGAGCCTCCTATTGATGGTTCAGAAGCTGCTAGTCAACTACTCAAGAAGATGTACCCACAAGACGACGGTACAGCCATTATGTTGACGAAAGATGATGAAACAGTCCTTGATGCGATTGATGCGATTTCATATGAAATTAAACAGCTGGAGACGCAGAAGAAAGAGTATGAAAATCGATTGAAATTGAAACTGGAATCTGCAACAGAGGGGCATTCGCCACGTCATAAATTGACCTTTAAAACCGTTGTGTCTAATCGAATCGATTCCAAACGTTTAAAAGAAGAAGTGCCAGATGTGTACGAAAAATACACGAAACCATCTTCAGCTCGACGACTAACTATTAAGAAGTTGGGGGCTTAA
- a CDS encoding Rha family transcriptional regulator: MNQLHRNISSLEIAEMVGRNHPDVMRDIRKIRTHLGESRIAETYFIESAYTDIQNKSQPCFLLTKKGCELFGTRMTGEKGTQFAVKYIERFNEMEEHIQQRMPADPVELALQTSLKNYQEIKGIKEDVDLLKDSMRIDGRQEFAIKSQGKAKVLETLGGYNSPAYNSLSKKVFSRMWRDFKNHFVLPRSPDLPKARFDEAVRYIAMWRPDTSTAIEIESYNNQSQLKLVQ, translated from the coding sequence ATGAATCAATTACACCGTAATATTTCAAGTTTAGAAATTGCTGAAATGGTAGGGCGCAATCATCCGGATGTTATGAGAGACATTCGAAAAATTCGCACTCATTTAGGTGAAAGCAGAATTGCTGAGACCTATTTTATCGAATCTGCTTATACAGATATTCAAAATAAATCACAACCTTGCTTCCTTTTAACAAAGAAAGGTTGCGAATTATTTGGCACTCGGATGACTGGAGAAAAAGGAACTCAGTTCGCAGTTAAGTATATTGAACGGTTTAATGAAATGGAGGAGCATATTCAACAACGGATGCCTGCTGATCCAGTCGAACTTGCTCTACAAACTTCACTCAAAAATTATCAAGAAATCAAGGGCATTAAAGAAGATGTGGATTTATTGAAGGATTCAATGCGAATTGATGGTCGACAAGAATTCGCTATTAAATCTCAAGGGAAGGCGAAAGTTCTTGAAACATTAGGTGGTTATAATTCACCTGCTTATAATTCACTCAGCAAGAAAGTGTTCTCACGTATGTGGCGAGATTTTAAAAATCATTTTGTTTTACCACGTTCGCCGGATTTACCGAAGGCGCGTTTTGATGAAGCAGTTAGGTATATTGCGATGTGGCGTCCAGACACATCGACAGCGATTGAAATTGAATCTTATAACAATCAATCGCAATTGAAGTTGGTTCAATAA
- a CDS encoding helix-turn-helix domain-containing protein: MHGEHLKQFREQAGLTQQQLADQLFKSRSAISKIENNEQEIGIGTFKDWAIITNSEIQAAMILFGADIFAQATQILSLVPAFIPPVEITQLFM; this comes from the coding sequence ATGCATGGGGAGCACCTAAAGCAATTCCGTGAGCAAGCTGGGCTAACACAGCAACAGCTTGCTGACCAATTGTTTAAGTCAAGATCAGCTATATCAAAAATTGAAAACAATGAGCAAGAAATCGGTATAGGGACATTTAAGGATTGGGCGATTATAACAAATAGCGAAATACAAGCAGCGATGATTTTGTTTGGAGCAGATATATTTGCTCAAGCAACGCAAATTTTATCTTTAGTACCAGCATTCATACCACCAGTTGAGATAACACAATTATTTATGTAG
- a CDS encoding DnaD domain protein: MAKFRLIHTSFWNDPRVVEEMTAEDKYFFLYLLTNESTTQIGIYQITKKQIAFDLGYSPESANALLQRFIEHHKLIKYNAETREIAIKNWGKYNLIRGGKPILDCVKSELKNVKDATLIEWVGECIPNDSIRNVYESYYDTSTIRECNESKESQVNGDAPSHVTSTISGQEEEKEKEKEEEKEEYKEQQQDKEKESAPPSSVAVVVNPFNFYAQNGFGLTMNDITRQKIIAWCEDLSDDLVIHAMQIAMERNSVSWSYAEGILKKWNAKGVKSLKDVDALLAQFEAQRAQKNRPYGNQRTENIPEWFSKHQAESAATQQIVNEPIDFEAERAKVLAKLGGA; encoded by the coding sequence ATGGCTAAATTTAGATTAATACACACATCATTCTGGAATGATCCACGTGTCGTTGAAGAAATGACAGCAGAGGATAAATACTTCTTTCTATATTTGCTAACGAATGAAAGTACTACACAAATTGGAATTTATCAAATTACTAAAAAACAAATAGCATTTGATTTAGGTTACTCACCAGAGAGTGCAAATGCATTGTTACAACGTTTTATAGAGCATCATAAGTTGATTAAATACAATGCTGAAACTCGTGAAATAGCTATCAAAAATTGGGGTAAATATAATCTGATTCGTGGCGGTAAACCGATACTTGATTGTGTGAAATCAGAGTTAAAAAATGTAAAAGATGCAACGTTAATTGAATGGGTTGGTGAATGTATACCAAACGATTCTATACGTAACGTTTACGAGTCGTACTACGATACGTCAACGATACGTGAGTGCAATGAGTCTAAAGAATCACAAGTCAATGGTGATGCGCCTTCTCACGTAACGTCGACGATAAGTGGACAAGAAGAAGAAAAAGAAAAAGAAAAAGAAGAAGAAAAAGAAGAATATAAAGAACAACAACAAGATAAAGAAAAAGAATCGGCTCCGCCTTCTTCCGTAGCAGTAGTAGTAAATCCCTTTAATTTTTATGCTCAAAATGGTTTTGGGTTAACAATGAATGATATTACAAGACAAAAGATTATCGCCTGGTGTGAGGATTTATCTGATGACCTTGTTATACATGCTATGCAAATCGCAATGGAACGTAATAGCGTTAGCTGGTCTTATGCAGAGGGAATATTAAAGAAATGGAACGCTAAAGGCGTTAAGTCCTTAAAGGATGTAGATGCCTTATTGGCTCAATTTGAAGCACAGAGAGCACAAAAGAATCGTCCGTATGGAAATCAACGCACAGAAAACATTCCAGAATGGTTTAGCAAACATCAAGCTGAATCAGCTGCTACACAACAAATCGTAAATGAACCAATTGATTTTGAAGCTGAACGAGCAAAAGTGTTAGCGAAATTAGGTGGAGCATGA
- a CDS encoding RusA family crossover junction endodeoxyribonuclease, with the protein MIQFTVPGAVQAQERPRFSRMGKGVRTHDAPKSRNYKELVKLVAWQNKPQEPIQESIRLEVDVFIVPPKKYHTKPKPAYC; encoded by the coding sequence ATGATTCAATTTACAGTACCAGGTGCAGTTCAAGCACAAGAAAGGCCAAGGTTTTCGAGAATGGGTAAGGGCGTCAGAACACACGACGCCCCCAAGTCTCGTAATTATAAAGAGTTGGTCAAGCTCGTAGCATGGCAGAATAAGCCACAAGAGCCTATACAGGAGTCGATACGGTTAGAGGTGGATGTATTTATCGTTCCACCGAAAAAGTACCACACAAAGCCAAAGCCCGCTTATTGCTAG
- a CDS encoding PBSX family phage terminase large subunit, with product MGERHVSIKSILTEQFKPFWRASRAKEHLRYVLKGGRGSGKSFHIPMRILLDIMEYPVSALGIRKVQNTILKSVYANFKAAANIMGVRDDFRFVDSKLEITYLGRGNKIYFAGADDPEKIKSIKDADFPLAIVWFEELAEFKSEDDVTTIENSILREELEGKIFSQAERQQAYPFDYSFYYSYNPPKRKQSWVNKKYEGSFIDANTYVHHSTYLGNPHLSKKFIEEAENVKRNKPLKYRWEYMGEAIGSGVVPFDNLQVKAGSITDEMAKSFDNIRNGIDYGYATDPLAFVRWHYDKKKNGIYAIDEVYGVKISNRELSNKLHAKGYENDRIAAESAEPKSNAELKNELGIKRLYTVKKGPDSVEYGEEWLDDLDFICIDPLRTPNIAKEFENIDYQTDRDGNPLPRLEDKDNHTIDATRYAFEEDMKTNTKLKVSNKSRLGLR from the coding sequence ATGGGTGAACGACATGTAAGTATAAAGAGTATACTCACAGAACAATTTAAACCATTTTGGAGAGCTTCTAGAGCAAAAGAACATCTACGCTATGTATTAAAAGGTGGGCGTGGTTCGGGCAAGTCGTTTCATATACCAATGCGGATTCTATTAGACATCATGGAATATCCAGTTTCGGCATTAGGTATTCGTAAGGTACAAAATACCATTCTTAAATCCGTTTATGCCAACTTTAAAGCGGCCGCCAATATTATGGGGGTCCGTGATGATTTTCGTTTCGTCGATTCTAAGTTAGAAATCACATACCTAGGTCGAGGTAATAAAATTTACTTTGCTGGTGCCGATGATCCCGAGAAAATCAAATCGATTAAAGACGCTGATTTCCCGCTTGCTATTGTATGGTTCGAGGAATTAGCTGAATTTAAGTCAGAAGATGATGTAACGACAATTGAAAACTCTATTCTACGAGAGGAGTTGGAAGGGAAGATATTCTCGCAAGCTGAAAGACAGCAGGCGTACCCTTTCGACTACTCTTTTTATTATTCTTACAATCCACCGAAACGAAAGCAGTCGTGGGTGAATAAAAAGTATGAGGGTTCATTTATTGATGCTAATACGTATGTTCATCATTCGACTTATTTAGGAAATCCGCATTTATCGAAGAAATTCATTGAAGAGGCTGAAAATGTAAAGCGAAATAAGCCTTTGAAATATCGGTGGGAGTACATGGGTGAAGCGATTGGCTCGGGTGTTGTACCGTTTGATAATTTACAAGTGAAAGCCGGTAGCATCACTGATGAAATGGCTAAGTCCTTCGACAATATCCGTAATGGCATCGACTATGGTTATGCAACAGACCCTCTTGCTTTTGTCCGATGGCATTATGACAAGAAAAAGAACGGTATCTATGCTATCGATGAAGTGTATGGCGTGAAAATTAGTAACCGTGAACTTTCTAATAAATTACATGCAAAAGGCTATGAAAATGACCGTATTGCAGCAGAGAGTGCAGAGCCAAAATCTAACGCAGAATTAAAAAACGAACTAGGTATTAAAAGGCTTTACACAGTTAAAAAAGGACCTGATAGCGTGGAGTACGGCGAGGAATGGCTAGACGATTTAGATTTCATTTGCATTGATCCATTACGCACGCCGAATATTGCTAAAGAGTTTGAAAATATCGATTATCAAACGGATAGAGACGGCAATC
- a CDS encoding helix-turn-helix transcriptional regulator, giving the protein MRNEVIPRDWLKKLRREKGLTQQDVADSGNFARTYYTMVEQGKRTPSVDIAKTIAKVLGFHWTIFFEDECNEMKRICNLDETKVAI; this is encoded by the coding sequence ATGAGAAATGAAGTTATTCCAAGAGATTGGTTAAAGAAACTCCGTAGAGAAAAAGGGTTAACCCAGCAAGATGTAGCTGATTCGGGGAACTTTGCACGAACATATTACACAATGGTAGAACAAGGTAAAAGAACACCAAGTGTAGATATAGCAAAAACGATAGCCAAAGTATTAGGCTTCCACTGGACTATTTTTTTTGAAGATGAATGTAACGAAATGAAACGTATTTGCAATTTAGATGAAACTAAAGTAGCGATTTGA
- a CDS encoding sce7726 family protein has translation MDLLNDSKVRELLLLELNEKYSNCNDTRIINELGLDFGAARVDVAVVNGIMHGYEIKSDVDTLYRLPRQLEYYNRAFERMTIVVSRKYLDEVKEIVPSWWGIKTISADQTRLIDVRKGRKVTNQDPFLIIKLLWKKELEGLVDFLGLPRELKKNRKKQLLNILIEEADFEIIRMYVYNVLKKRSNWKLT, from the coding sequence ATGGACTTATTAAATGACTCTAAGGTAAGAGAATTACTACTTTTGGAGTTAAATGAAAAATATTCAAATTGTAATGATACACGTATAATCAATGAGTTAGGCTTAGATTTTGGTGCAGCAAGAGTTGATGTAGCAGTGGTTAACGGAATAATGCATGGTTATGAAATAAAAAGCGATGTAGATACTCTTTATCGGCTTCCGAGACAATTAGAATATTATAATCGGGCTTTTGAACGGATGACAATTGTAGTTTCAAGGAAGTATCTTGATGAGGTTAAAGAAATCGTGCCTAGTTGGTGGGGAATAAAAACTATTAGTGCTGATCAAACGAGATTGATTGATGTTCGAAAAGGAAGGAAAGTAACTAATCAAGACCCTTTCCTTATAATAAAATTATTATGGAAAAAGGAATTAGAAGGCTTAGTGGATTTCCTTGGTTTACCAAGGGAGTTAAAAAAAAATAGAAAAAAGCAGCTTCTAAATATACTTATAGAAGAAGCTGACTTTGAAATAATACGAATGTATGTTTATAACGTATTGAAAAAAAGAAGCAATTGGAAATTAACCTAA
- a CDS encoding collagen-like protein, which yields MDNCNNCNKRSCLCGNQIGPFRAVELCEFPSGTLVNPPTTCSGLCEYGYIYNLAAETVAVEADIIFSSTGIVTSGITHVPSTSQIIVTTPGIYEVTFIVSGVEPNQFTLFLNGNPVTQAVYGSGAGTQQNTGQVIISIPAGGILTLRNHSSAAAVILQTLAGGTQINVNASIILKMLSPIV from the coding sequence ATGGATAACTGTAATAACTGTAATAAACGTTCCTGCTTATGCGGAAATCAAATAGGACCATTCAGAGCTGTCGAACTATGTGAATTTCCTAGTGGCACTCTAGTAAACCCACCAACAACATGTAGCGGTTTATGCGAATATGGATATATATATAATCTGGCCGCTGAAACTGTAGCTGTAGAGGCAGATATTATTTTTAGTTCAACAGGTATAGTTACATCTGGAATTACGCACGTCCCTAGTACCTCTCAAATTATTGTTACCACACCAGGAATCTACGAGGTTACTTTCATCGTATCAGGTGTTGAACCTAACCAATTCACACTATTTTTAAATGGTAATCCGGTTACGCAAGCAGTCTATGGTTCAGGAGCTGGTACTCAACAAAACACAGGTCAGGTAATAATTTCTATACCAGCCGGCGGTATTCTAACACTTAGGAATCATTCTTCTGCCGCAGCAGTAATACTTCAAACTTTAGCGGGAGGCACACAAATAAACGTAAATGCTTCTATTATCCTTAAAATGTTAAGTCCTATTGTCTAG
- a CDS encoding DUF6731 family protein — translation MVKRDIRFDYYKLQQGVNSNSLLDCLVEIESELRQSPEVLRNKSINGYFVRLREIKKVLVDTTPNSHYFLIGHIEKIDTYSEAYVGKIDGARATYGEADDEGPIKDTIILYDPFNGIVSSHRTNALSYAQVTSFFKQITDDEDLDLEVIVDDAVIDKLEKIPGIREIEYSIAAPQRWSKLASGRSINADLDLGSKLEAGRMKVIITPEKGSFINREMAVKKVKALLPFINEEVSVLKVKGNVSENTDTLDLINGKIESLKVINIPRGKKLTFVLVKQKIEEAYREKKKLFDNMFVRSK, via the coding sequence ATGGTAAAAAGAGACATCAGGTTTGATTATTACAAGTTACAACAGGGAGTGAACAGTAACTCGTTATTGGACTGTCTAGTTGAAATTGAATCAGAATTGAGGCAAAGTCCTGAAGTTCTAAGAAACAAATCAATCAACGGATATTTTGTCAGATTGAGAGAGATAAAAAAAGTACTTGTCGATACTACTCCGAACTCGCATTACTTTTTGATAGGTCACATTGAAAAAATAGATACCTATTCGGAAGCATATGTTGGTAAGATAGATGGGGCAAGAGCAACATATGGTGAAGCAGATGACGAAGGACCGATAAAGGACACAATAATTTTATACGATCCATTTAACGGTATTGTATCAAGCCATAGAACAAATGCGCTTAGCTATGCACAGGTGACTAGTTTTTTTAAGCAGATTACAGATGATGAAGATTTAGACTTAGAAGTAATCGTGGATGATGCTGTTATTGATAAATTAGAAAAAATTCCAGGAATTAGAGAAATAGAATATAGTATTGCGGCACCGCAAAGATGGAGTAAGCTTGCATCAGGTAGAAGTATAAATGCGGATTTAGATTTAGGTTCAAAATTAGAGGCTGGAAGAATGAAAGTAATAATTACACCGGAAAAGGGAAGCTTTATTAACAGAGAGATGGCTGTAAAAAAAGTAAAAGCACTCTTACCTTTTATAAATGAAGAAGTGTCCGTTCTTAAAGTTAAAGGAAATGTATCAGAGAATACTGACACACTAGATCTCATTAATGGAAAAATTGAGTCCTTAAAGGTAATTAATATTCCAAGAGGGAAAAAACTAACTTTTGTTCTAGTCAAGCAGAAAATTGAAGAAGCCTACCGCGAAAAGAAAAAGTTGTTTGATAATATGTTTGTTAGATCAAAATAA